The following are encoded in a window of Chloroflexota bacterium genomic DNA:
- the ribH gene encoding 6,7-dimethyl-8-ribityllumazine synthase — MASDHDPALTDGEVIEPLMDGAGLSVGIVAARFNEFFTSHLLRACQRELRRHGVADEDVIVAWVPGAMELPITARELIASRDVDVVVCLGCIIRGETTHYDHVAQESARGIARAALDTGTPVIYGVVTAETLAQAVDRSGSRAGNRGGDAALAAIEMARVLAEVRQGRPVVPAAEL; from the coding sequence ATGGCGTCTGATCACGACCCGGCGCTGACCGACGGCGAAGTCATCGAGCCGCTCATGGACGGTGCGGGGCTTTCGGTGGGCATCGTCGCCGCCCGATTCAACGAGTTCTTCACCTCGCACCTGCTCCGCGCCTGCCAACGTGAGCTGCGACGGCACGGCGTGGCCGACGAGGACGTGATCGTCGCGTGGGTGCCGGGGGCCATGGAGCTGCCGATTACGGCGCGCGAGCTCATCGCCTCGCGCGACGTGGACGTCGTGGTGTGCCTGGGGTGCATCATTCGCGGCGAGACCACCCACTACGACCACGTGGCCCAGGAATCGGCCCGGGGCATCGCCCGCGCCGCGCTGGATACCGGAACGCCCGTGATTTACGGCGTCGTGACCGCCGAGACGCTGGCGCAGGCCGTGGACCGCAGCGGATCGCGTGCCGGCAATCGCGGCGGCGACGCAGCACTTGCCGCCATCGAAATGGCGCGCGTGCTGGCCGAGGTTCGCCAGGGCCGTCCGGTGGTTCCCGCCGCCGAGCTATGA
- the ribA gene encoding GTP cyclohydrolase II has translation MTGTEIETAIGQIAAGGIVAVVDDGRDPPDVDLVAAGSTLTEASLAEIRALTTGQLHTPVAPERLDALGIPLMIEAEANPVARSAAFTVTVDLADQAPQPGSLPGVVGTIRALADPTRDAAAFRKPGHVAPLRGRSGGVLRRFGHTEAAIDLARLAELPPVAVLTALHTSEGRAARPDDALKLLKGRDIPSIAISEIVRYRRLNERVVIRGAEAALPTAGGTFRAIAFRDTTTNEDHVALIKGAVAGGSPPLVRVHSECLTGDAFGSLRCDCGDQLAAATRRIEAEGRGVVLYMRQEGRGIGLANKLHAYQLQDDGLDTVEANHHLGFAVDLRDYGVGAQILRDLGLRELRLLTNNPKKTEGFRAYGLHVVEQIPLSVEPGEHNQRYLETKRQRMGHGV, from the coding sequence ATGACCGGGACCGAGATCGAGACCGCAATCGGCCAGATCGCCGCCGGCGGGATCGTTGCGGTGGTGGACGACGGCCGCGATCCGCCGGACGTGGACCTCGTCGCCGCCGGCTCAACCCTCACCGAGGCGAGTCTGGCCGAGATTCGCGCCCTCACCACCGGCCAACTGCACACGCCCGTGGCGCCGGAGCGGCTCGACGCGCTGGGCATTCCGCTCATGATCGAGGCGGAGGCCAACCCCGTCGCTCGCTCGGCTGCATTCACCGTAACCGTGGATCTTGCCGACCAGGCGCCGCAGCCGGGCTCGCTGCCCGGCGTGGTGGGCACCATCCGCGCCCTGGCCGATCCGACACGCGATGCGGCGGCGTTTCGCAAGCCGGGCCACGTGGCGCCGCTTCGCGGCCGCAGCGGCGGCGTGCTGCGGCGCTTCGGTCACACGGAGGCCGCCATCGACCTGGCGCGCCTGGCGGAGTTGCCGCCGGTGGCGGTGCTCACCGCGCTGCACACGTCCGAGGGTCGCGCTGCCCGTCCCGACGACGCCCTGAAGCTCCTCAAAGGCCGCGACATTCCCTCGATCGCGATTAGCGAGATCGTGCGCTATCGCCGGCTCAACGAGCGCGTGGTGATCCGCGGCGCGGAAGCGGCGCTGCCGACGGCCGGCGGAACCTTTCGCGCGATCGCCTTTCGCGACACCACGACGAACGAGGACCACGTGGCCCTGATCAAGGGCGCCGTCGCCGGGGGAAGCCCGCCGCTGGTGCGGGTGCATTCCGAGTGCCTCACCGGCGACGCGTTCGGCTCGCTGCGGTGCGACTGCGGCGATCAGCTCGCCGCCGCCACGCGGCGCATCGAGGCGGAAGGCCGCGGCGTCGTGCTCTACATGCGCCAGGAGGGACGGGGGATCGGGCTCGCCAACAAGCTGCACGCCTATCAGCTCCAGGATGACGGCCTGGACACCGTGGAAGCCAACCACCATCTCGGATTCGCCGTGGACCTGCGCGACTACGGCGTCGGCGCCCAAATCCTGCGTGACCTTGGCCTGCGCGAGCTGCGCCTCCTCACCAACAATCCCAAGAAGACCGAGGGGTTTCGCGCCTACGGGCTCCACGTAGTCGAGCAGATCCCACTCAGCGTCGAGCCGGGGGAGCATAATCAGCGGTACCTGGAAACCAAACGACAGCGAATGGGCCATGGCGTCTGA
- a CDS encoding riboflavin synthase, which translates to MFTGIVEAMGEVVETTNRQGLHRLVVAAPVLGDGVAIGDSVALNGVCLTAVQIEHERMTVEVVPETLRRTNLGSLDVGDAVNVERSLPADGRFGGHIVQGHVDGTCAIVSRERDGAGEMVTFTLPPEHAAQVVPKGFVALDGVSLTVVDASTEEFRVTLIPHTRGLVTLGAAEVGYRANLEVDVLAKYVERAMSVMPQEASLSRSQLQASGLLDMETEA; encoded by the coding sequence ATGTTCACGGGCATCGTCGAGGCAATGGGCGAAGTGGTCGAGACCACGAACCGCCAGGGCCTGCACCGACTCGTCGTCGCCGCACCGGTGCTCGGCGACGGCGTGGCCATTGGTGACAGCGTGGCGCTCAATGGTGTGTGTCTCACGGCGGTGCAGATCGAGCATGAACGCATGACGGTCGAGGTCGTGCCGGAAACGCTCCGCCGCACGAACCTGGGCTCGCTTGACGTCGGCGATGCCGTGAACGTCGAGCGCTCACTGCCCGCCGACGGCCGATTCGGCGGGCACATCGTCCAGGGACACGTGGACGGGACCTGCGCCATCGTCAGCCGCGAGCGGGACGGCGCCGGCGAGATGGTGACCTTCACGCTGCCGCCCGAGCACGCGGCCCAGGTCGTCCCCAAGGGCTTCGTCGCCCTCGACGGCGTGAGCCTGACCGTGGTCGATGCATCAACCGAGGAATTCCGGGTAACGCTGATTCCCCACACCCGCGGGCTAGTGACGCTGGGGGCGGCCGAGGTCGGATATCGCGCTAACCTCGAGGTGGACGTGCTGGCAAAGTACGTGGAGCGCGCCATGTCGGTGATGCCGCAGGAGGCCTCGCTCAGCCGCTCGCAGCTCCAGGCGTCGGGACTCCTGGACATGGAGACGGAAGCATGA
- the ribD gene encoding bifunctional diaminohydroxyphosphoribosylaminopyrimidine deaminase/5-amino-6-(5-phosphoribosylamino)uracil reductase RibD has product MTITRVHTPPAIDQETLARAMRRAVDLARTVRGRTSPLPPVGAVVLQGDRVVGEGATAPPGGPHAEVNALTAAGDQARGGTLVVTLEPCNHVGRTPPCTEAIQRAGIARVVAGTRDPNPHVAGGGLEALAAGGVATDVGLLDREADALIAPFSTLITRGRPFVTAKWAMTLDGKIAGPRGGESITGAEARAEAHRLRDRVDAVVVGSATARIDDPRLTVRPEPADGRQPLRVVMDSAASLASDARMLGEAGSTLVMTARESAADRARLERTGAEVVRVAGGPEGRVEPADALATLGARGLAHVLVEGGSRLLGALVAADLVDEVVVFIAPCVMGPGVPALDPPPEAGGFLPWTLDDPSVRRLGPDTMVHGRRPAAEGG; this is encoded by the coding sequence GTGACCATCACACGAGTTCATACGCCGCCCGCGATTGACCAGGAGACCCTGGCGCGGGCGATGCGCCGGGCCGTCGACCTCGCGCGCACCGTGCGCGGACGCACCAGTCCCCTGCCGCCGGTGGGCGCGGTGGTCCTGCAGGGCGACCGCGTGGTCGGCGAGGGGGCGACCGCTCCGCCCGGCGGACCGCACGCCGAGGTCAATGCGCTCACCGCAGCGGGCGATCAGGCCCGAGGCGGCACGCTGGTCGTGACGCTGGAGCCCTGCAATCACGTGGGGCGAACCCCGCCCTGCACGGAAGCCATCCAGCGTGCGGGGATTGCCCGGGTGGTCGCGGGTACGCGAGACCCGAATCCGCACGTAGCGGGAGGCGGCCTCGAGGCGCTGGCCGCCGGCGGCGTCGCCACGGACGTTGGGCTGCTCGACCGTGAGGCCGACGCGCTCATCGCGCCGTTCTCGACCCTGATCACCCGCGGCCGGCCATTCGTCACGGCAAAATGGGCAATGACGCTCGACGGCAAGATCGCCGGCCCGCGCGGAGGCGAATCGATTACCGGCGCCGAGGCCAGGGCCGAAGCCCACCGCCTGCGGGACCGCGTGGACGCGGTCGTCGTGGGATCGGCCACTGCGCGCATCGACGATCCGCGGCTCACGGTGCGACCCGAGCCGGCCGACGGACGGCAACCGCTGCGCGTGGTGATGGACTCGGCAGCCTCGCTGGCATCCGATGCGCGCATGCTCGGAGAGGCCGGGTCGACCCTTGTGATGACCGCGCGCGAGTCCGCCGCGGACCGCGCTCGACTTGAGCGCACCGGCGCCGAGGTCGTGCGCGTCGCCGGCGGACCGGAGGGCCGGGTCGAGCCGGCGGATGCGCTAGCGACCCTGGGCGCGCGGGGCCTGGCCCACGTGCTGGTGGAAGGCGGATCGCGCCTGCTCGGCGCGCTCGTCGCCGCCGACCTCGTCGATGAAGTCGTCGTGTTCATCGCGCCGTGCGTGATGGGCCCCGGCGTCCCGGCGCTGGATCCCCCGCCCGAGGCCGGCGGCTTCCTGCCGTGGACACTCGACGACCCCAGCGTGCGTCGACTCGGGCCGGACACCATGGTGCATGGTCGGCGCCCGGCAGCCGAGGGCGGCTGA